A window from Physeter macrocephalus isolate SW-GA chromosome 11, ASM283717v5, whole genome shotgun sequence encodes these proteins:
- the LOC102996600 gene encoding granzyme B isoform X3, translating to MQPLLLLLTFLLLPRAKAGEIIGGHEAKPHSRPYMAFLQIWDQDDQKRCGGFLIREDFVLTAAHCWGSSVNVTLGAHNIKDRERTQQVIPVRKAIPHPDYNKKNYSNDIMLLKGDSGGPLVCNNVAQGIVSYGQKNGSPPRACTKVSGFLPWIKKTMKSL from the exons ATGCAGCCACTCCTGCTCCTGTTGACCTTTTTACTGCTCCCCAGGGCAAAGGCAG GGGAGATCATCGGGGGCCATGAGGCCAAGCCCCACTCCCGCCCCTACATGGCATTTCTTCAGATCTGGGACCAGGATGACCAAAAAAGGTGCGGTGGGTTCCTGATTCGAGAGGACTTTGTGCTGACAGCCGCTCACTGCTGGGGAAG CTCAGTCAACGTCACCCTGGGGGCCCACAACATCAAGGATCGGGAGAGGACCCAGCAGGTCATCCCAGTGAGAAAAGCCATCCCCCACCCAGACTATAATAAAAAGAACTACTCCAATGACATCATGTTACTAAAG GGGGACTCCGGGGGCCCTCTGGTGTGTAACAATGTGGCCCAGGGCATCGTCTCCTATGGACAAAAAAATGGGTCACCTCCACGGGCCTGCACCAAAGTCTCAGGTTTCCTGCCCTGGATAAAGAAAACCATGAAAAGCCTCTGA
- the LOC102996600 gene encoding granzyme B isoform X2 gives MQPLLLLLTFLLLPRAKAGEIIGGHEAKPHSRPYMAFLQIWDQDDQKRCGGFLIREDFVLTAAHCWGSSVNVTLGAHNIKDRERTQQVIPVRKAIPHPDYNKKNYSNDIMLLKLERKAKQTAAVRPLSLPRGKARGDSGGPLVCNNVAQGIVSYGQKNGSPPRACTKVSGFLPWIKKTMKSL, from the exons ATGCAGCCACTCCTGCTCCTGTTGACCTTTTTACTGCTCCCCAGGGCAAAGGCAG GGGAGATCATCGGGGGCCATGAGGCCAAGCCCCACTCCCGCCCCTACATGGCATTTCTTCAGATCTGGGACCAGGATGACCAAAAAAGGTGCGGTGGGTTCCTGATTCGAGAGGACTTTGTGCTGACAGCCGCTCACTGCTGGGGAAG CTCAGTCAACGTCACCCTGGGGGCCCACAACATCAAGGATCGGGAGAGGACCCAGCAGGTCATCCCAGTGAGAAAAGCCATCCCCCACCCAGACTATAATAAAAAGAACTACTCCAATGACATCATGTTACTAAAG CTGGAGAGAAAGGCCAAGCAGACTGCAGCCGTGAGACCCCTCAGCCTGCCCAGGGGCAAGGCCCGG GGGGACTCCGGGGGCCCTCTGGTGTGTAACAATGTGGCCCAGGGCATCGTCTCCTATGGACAAAAAAATGGGTCACCTCCACGGGCCTGCACCAAAGTCTCAGGTTTCCTGCCCTGGATAAAGAAAACCATGAAAAGCCTCTGA
- the LOC102996600 gene encoding granzyme B isoform X1: protein MQPLLLLLTFLLLPRAKAGEIIGGHEAKPHSRPYMAFLQIWDQDDQKRCGGFLIREDFVLTAAHCWGSSVNVTLGAHNIKDRERTQQVIPVRKAIPHPDYNKKNYSNDIMLLKLERKAKQTAAVRPLSLPRGKARVKPGQVCRVAGWGLVAMGRYSDTLQEVKLTIQEDQKCESHLHSYYNNAIQLCVGDPKENKASFKGDSGGPLVCNNVAQGIVSYGQKNGSPPRACTKVSGFLPWIKKTMKSL, encoded by the exons ATGCAGCCACTCCTGCTCCTGTTGACCTTTTTACTGCTCCCCAGGGCAAAGGCAG GGGAGATCATCGGGGGCCATGAGGCCAAGCCCCACTCCCGCCCCTACATGGCATTTCTTCAGATCTGGGACCAGGATGACCAAAAAAGGTGCGGTGGGTTCCTGATTCGAGAGGACTTTGTGCTGACAGCCGCTCACTGCTGGGGAAG CTCAGTCAACGTCACCCTGGGGGCCCACAACATCAAGGATCGGGAGAGGACCCAGCAGGTCATCCCAGTGAGAAAAGCCATCCCCCACCCAGACTATAATAAAAAGAACTACTCCAATGACATCATGTTACTAAAG CTGGAGAGAAAGGCCAAGCAGACTGCAGCCGTGAGACCCCTCAGCCTGCCCAGGGGCAAGGCCCGGGTGAAGCCAGGACAGGTGTGCCGTGTAGCCGGCTGGGGGCTGGTCGCTATGGGCAGGTACTCAGACACACTGCAGGAGGTAAAGCTGACCATACAGGAGGATCAAAAGTGTGAATCCCACTTACACAGTTACTACAACAATGCCATTCAGCTGTGTGTGGGGGacccaaaggaaaacaaagcttcCTTTAAG GGGGACTCCGGGGGCCCTCTGGTGTGTAACAATGTGGCCCAGGGCATCGTCTCCTATGGACAAAAAAATGGGTCACCTCCACGGGCCTGCACCAAAGTCTCAGGTTTCCTGCCCTGGATAAAGAAAACCATGAAAAGCCTCTGA